A region of Pyxidicoccus parkwaysis DNA encodes the following proteins:
- a CDS encoding S28 family serine protease, producing MQKLIRRPFIALGCALALGLQACGGDASLPVGEAPPSPDIAAASTPLDAPVSRAALDGETDILAALQAIPGLTVVREGTTPLPGARFFILSYDQPVDHHHPEGARFQQRLTLLHVSTQAPMVLASTGYGISTSSSRTEPTFLLGANQLRVEHRFFGPSTPVPATWEHLTLGQAAADHHRIVTAFKALYSGKWVSTGASKGGMTSIYHRALYPNDVDATVAYVAPNSYGPQDPRYINFLSRVGDEACRQRIRDFQRDALSRRDELVPAMSLAAAAQGLTFDFLGMDKAFEFILLELPFAFWQYGSAELCPFIPTPGAPAEEVVWAMDGIVGLYGFADDSIYYYAPYYFQAGTQLGSYRSDERHLRGLLHYPRQYAPASLVPFSLEPYGFDHFAMPLVAAWVKTRGERILLVYGENDPWSTNAFEVRERNDSFRFFVPGGNHGSSISSLPDAERALAMEKLTTWAGLSSAKARASLAASVPATQEELAEMVRERRRGPPRE from the coding sequence ATGCAGAAGCTCATCCGACGCCCCTTCATCGCGCTGGGCTGTGCGCTCGCGCTGGGACTTCAAGCCTGTGGAGGCGACGCCTCCCTTCCCGTGGGAGAGGCGCCGCCATCGCCAGACATCGCCGCCGCCAGCACGCCGCTGGACGCCCCGGTGTCGCGCGCGGCGCTGGACGGTGAGACGGACATCCTCGCCGCGCTCCAGGCCATCCCCGGACTGACGGTGGTGCGCGAGGGCACGACGCCGCTGCCCGGCGCGCGCTTCTTCATCCTCTCCTATGACCAGCCGGTGGACCACCACCACCCCGAGGGCGCGCGCTTCCAGCAGCGCCTGACGCTGCTGCACGTCTCCACGCAGGCCCCCATGGTGCTGGCCAGCACGGGCTACGGCATCAGCACCAGCTCGTCCCGGACGGAGCCCACCTTCCTCCTGGGCGCCAACCAGCTCCGCGTGGAGCACCGCTTCTTCGGCCCGTCCACGCCCGTACCCGCCACGTGGGAGCACCTCACGCTGGGCCAGGCCGCGGCGGACCACCACCGCATCGTCACCGCCTTCAAGGCGCTCTACTCCGGCAAGTGGGTGAGCACCGGCGCCAGCAAGGGCGGCATGACGTCCATCTACCACCGCGCCCTCTACCCGAATGACGTGGATGCCACCGTGGCCTACGTGGCGCCCAACAGCTACGGCCCGCAGGACCCGCGCTACATCAACTTCCTCAGCCGCGTGGGAGACGAAGCCTGCCGCCAGCGCATCCGCGACTTCCAGCGCGACGCGCTGTCCCGCCGCGACGAGCTGGTGCCGGCCATGTCGCTGGCGGCTGCCGCGCAGGGGCTGACGTTCGACTTCCTCGGCATGGACAAGGCGTTCGAGTTCATCCTCCTCGAGCTGCCCTTCGCCTTCTGGCAGTACGGCTCCGCCGAGCTCTGCCCCTTCATTCCCACGCCCGGCGCCCCGGCGGAAGAGGTGGTGTGGGCGATGGACGGCATCGTCGGCCTCTACGGCTTCGCCGACGACAGCATCTATTACTACGCGCCCTACTACTTCCAGGCGGGCACGCAGCTCGGCAGCTACCGCTCCGACGAGCGGCACCTGCGGGGACTGCTGCACTACCCGCGTCAGTACGCGCCGGCCAGCCTCGTGCCCTTCTCGCTGGAACCCTACGGGTTCGACCACTTCGCCATGCCGCTCGTCGCCGCGTGGGTGAAGACGCGCGGAGAGCGAATCCTCCTCGTCTACGGAGAGAACGACCCGTGGTCCACGAATGCCTTCGAGGTGCGCGAGCGCAATGACTCGTTCCGCTTCTTCGTGCCCGGCGGCAACCACGGCTCCAGCATCTCCAGTCTCCCCGATGCCGAGCGCGCCCTCGCGATGGAGAAGCTCACCACGTGGGCCGGCCTGTCGTCGGCGAAGGCCCGTGCCTCGCTCGCCGCGTCCGTCCCCGCCACCCAGGAGGAGCTCGCGGAGATGGTCCGCGAGCGCCGCCGCGGACCGCCCCGGGAGTAG
- a CDS encoding CBS domain-containing protein: MAEQYEARRALVARAVTVFPNDTVVRALALMKRYGLDRLPVVDEARGELLGNVTAEDLRRVWEHSPLACMSEILSLKSLQAGEDGTSWRPRVTLVSPLVDVYQTSKRWKQ; the protein is encoded by the coding sequence ATGGCGGAGCAGTACGAAGCGCGCAGGGCGTTGGTGGCGAGGGCAGTGACGGTGTTTCCGAATGACACGGTGGTGCGGGCGCTCGCGCTGATGAAGCGCTACGGGCTGGACCGGCTCCCCGTCGTGGACGAGGCGCGCGGAGAGCTCCTCGGCAACGTGACGGCGGAGGACCTCCGGCGGGTCTGGGAGCACTCCCCGCTGGCCTGTATGTCGGAAATTCTTTCCCTGAAATCCTTGCAGGCGGGTGAGGACGGCACCTCGTGGCGTCCTCGCGTGACGCTCGTCTCACCGCTGGTGGACGTGTATCAGACGAGCAAGCGCTGGAAGCAGTAG
- a CDS encoding LysR family transcriptional regulator, producing MRIALAVARHGSLSAAARALGTTQPTVSRRLDAFERRTGAKLFERSKNGLTPTPLCTALIEGMNRMEEGALTVERRLAARDTALQGSITVTSLDWLGDHVIAPIMARFGGRHPRVSLALINDGRRYNLSRREADIAFRPGVFDQDDVVERKVAEVAYGLYASPAYLERHGLPDFDSGCAGHTLVVLHETPPRAPLTDWMRDIAPGARAILRTNSIWSQLAAAEAGEALAALPRVLVDKRLTLRRVETPRPGPVLTVRMGVHADMRKTPRMRAFMDFAVRELELRAAELNPR from the coding sequence TTGAGAATCGCGCTCGCGGTGGCGCGGCATGGCTCGCTGAGCGCCGCCGCTCGGGCGCTGGGGACGACACAGCCGACGGTCAGCCGGCGGCTCGACGCCTTCGAGCGGCGCACGGGAGCGAAGCTGTTCGAGCGCTCGAAGAACGGGCTCACGCCGACTCCGCTGTGCACGGCCCTCATCGAGGGAATGAACCGCATGGAGGAAGGCGCGCTCACGGTGGAGCGGCGGCTCGCGGCTCGCGACACGGCGCTTCAGGGGAGCATCACGGTGACGAGCCTCGACTGGCTCGGAGACCACGTGATTGCGCCCATCATGGCGCGGTTCGGCGGGCGGCATCCCCGGGTGAGCCTCGCGCTCATCAACGATGGACGGAGATACAACCTGTCCCGCCGCGAGGCCGACATCGCCTTCCGTCCCGGAGTCTTCGACCAGGATGACGTCGTCGAGCGCAAGGTCGCCGAGGTCGCCTATGGCCTGTATGCCTCGCCGGCGTACCTGGAGCGGCACGGGCTTCCGGACTTCGACTCGGGCTGCGCGGGCCACACCCTCGTCGTGCTGCACGAGACGCCGCCCAGGGCGCCCTTGACGGATTGGATGCGGGACATCGCGCCTGGGGCGCGGGCCATCCTGCGCACCAACAGCATCTGGTCGCAGCTCGCGGCCGCCGAGGCAGGTGAGGCGCTCGCTGCCCTTCCCCGTGTGCTCGTGGACAAACGGCTGACGCTCCGGCGCGTCGAGACGCCGCGCCCCGGCCCGGTGCTCACGGTCCGCATGGGAGTGCACGCGGACATGCGGAAGACACCGCGCATGCGGGCCTTCATGGACTTCGCGGTGCGCGAGTTGGAGCTACGCGCGGCCGAGCTGAATCCGCGCTGA
- a CDS encoding cyclic nucleotide-binding domain-containing protein yields the protein MAPPLLLEVIVMSLLERLRSLFSDSASPSSRADAGGASAQQPGTPGSAESTPPVVTRFLQKGEVVVKEGDPGTSMFVVLEGRVAVAREAQGREPVIVEQLGAGEFFGELALLTGAPRTASVVALEDAVVLELSHTGDRAAWADYGVEGDKVEQAARERFMAEAARINPLLASLSPELQKQLGHAFVPVTVPAGETLLTRGKQGDALYLLLRGQCEVFHTHDDGTQTAYPRLEEGALFGEISLLRSRLATATVRTLTPCTLLKLEREVFEKTIMTQPNLRGALVRLGLQRLKQTVQVMAEPSRPPDDNDA from the coding sequence ATGGCGCCGCCACTTCTCCTGGAAGTCATCGTCATGTCCCTGCTGGAGCGCCTCCGGTCCCTGTTCTCCGACTCCGCCTCCCCGTCGTCGCGCGCCGACGCGGGTGGGGCCTCCGCGCAGCAGCCCGGCACTCCGGGCTCCGCGGAGTCCACGCCGCCCGTCGTCACCCGCTTCCTCCAGAAGGGCGAGGTGGTGGTGAAGGAGGGAGACCCCGGCACCTCCATGTTCGTCGTCCTCGAAGGCCGCGTCGCCGTGGCCCGCGAGGCCCAGGGCCGCGAGCCCGTCATCGTCGAGCAGCTCGGCGCCGGTGAGTTCTTCGGCGAGCTGGCGCTGCTCACCGGCGCCCCGCGCACCGCCAGCGTGGTGGCCCTGGAGGACGCCGTCGTGCTGGAGCTCTCCCACACCGGAGACCGCGCGGCCTGGGCGGACTATGGCGTGGAGGGAGACAAGGTGGAGCAGGCCGCCCGCGAGCGCTTCATGGCCGAGGCCGCCCGCATCAACCCCCTGCTGGCCTCATTGTCTCCCGAGCTACAGAAGCAACTGGGTCACGCTTTTGTCCCTGTCACCGTCCCCGCGGGTGAAACTTTGCTCACTCGGGGAAAACAAGGTGACGCGTTGTATCTGCTACTGCGTGGTCAGTGTGAGGTGTTTCACACGCATGATGACGGTACGCAAACGGCCTACCCGCGCCTGGAGGAGGGCGCCCTCTTCGGGGAGATTTCCCTCCTGCGCAGCCGGCTCGCCACCGCCACCGTGCGCACGCTCACGCCCTGCACACTGCTGAAGCTGGAGCGCGAGGTCTTCGAGAAGACCATCATGACCCAGCCCAACCTGCGTGGCGCCCTCGTCCGCCTCGGCCTGCAGCGGCTGAAGCAGACGGTGCAGGTGATGGCCGAGCCCTCCCGTCCACCCGATGACAACGACGCCTGA
- a CDS encoding serine hydrolase domain-containing protein, whose translation MFSTLGTLVMAASLGLAPASPPPAAVPSRADSATLAPDAALKVRVDSVIDRAIAEKRIVGTVVVVAKDGKVVYQRAAGLADREAKKPLRQDALFRLASLTKAMTSVAALKLVEQGKLGLEDPVTKWIPTFRPKLPDGTEPVITVRQLLTHTAGLTYDFLEPADGPYHKARVSNGLDQPGLSMEENLRRLASAPLSYEPGKRWGYSMATDVLGEVVARAGGAPLPVVIEKLITRPLGMTDTAFRVKDAARLTTPYADGKPEPVRIGESLFVPNGISGVTFVPGRVFDARSFASGGGGMVGTAADYLKFLEVLRTGGAPVLKTDTVTQLTTDQVGPEAASAGPGWGFGLGVGVLVDPVKAQSPQSVGTYKWMGAYGHSWFVDPKQGLTVVALTNTTFEGMWGPFTAALRDAVYDAGH comes from the coding sequence ATGTTTTCCACCCTCGGCACCCTCGTGATGGCCGCCAGCCTCGGGCTGGCCCCGGCCTCTCCTCCGCCCGCCGCCGTCCCGTCGCGAGCCGACTCCGCCACTCTTGCCCCCGACGCCGCCTTGAAGGTGCGAGTCGACTCCGTCATCGACCGCGCCATCGCAGAGAAGCGCATCGTCGGTACCGTCGTCGTCGTCGCGAAGGACGGCAAGGTCGTCTACCAGCGCGCCGCCGGCCTCGCCGACCGCGAGGCGAAGAAGCCCCTGCGTCAGGACGCGCTGTTCCGCCTCGCCTCGCTGACGAAGGCGATGACCTCCGTCGCCGCGCTGAAGCTCGTCGAGCAGGGGAAGCTCGGGCTGGAAGACCCGGTGACGAAGTGGATTCCCACCTTCCGGCCGAAGCTGCCGGACGGCACCGAGCCCGTCATCACGGTGCGCCAGCTCCTCACGCACACGGCGGGCCTCACGTACGACTTCCTGGAGCCGGCGGACGGGCCGTACCACAAGGCCCGCGTGTCCAACGGGCTCGACCAGCCCGGCCTGTCCATGGAGGAGAACCTGCGCCGTCTCGCCTCGGCGCCGCTGAGCTACGAGCCCGGGAAGCGCTGGGGATACTCGATGGCCACGGACGTGCTCGGCGAGGTGGTGGCCCGCGCGGGTGGTGCGCCGCTGCCTGTCGTCATCGAGAAGCTCATTACCCGTCCGCTGGGCATGACGGACACGGCGTTCCGTGTGAAGGACGCGGCCCGGCTCACGACGCCGTACGCGGATGGGAAGCCGGAGCCGGTGCGCATCGGCGAGTCGCTCTTCGTTCCCAATGGCATCAGCGGCGTCACCTTCGTGCCGGGCCGGGTCTTCGACGCGCGCTCGTTCGCGTCCGGCGGTGGAGGCATGGTGGGCACGGCGGCGGACTACCTGAAGTTCCTGGAGGTGCTTCGGACGGGCGGAGCGCCGGTGCTGAAGACAGACACCGTGACGCAGTTGACCACGGACCAGGTGGGGCCCGAGGCGGCGAGCGCGGGGCCGGGCTGGGGCTTCGGGCTGGGCGTGGGCGTGCTGGTGGACCCAGTCAAGGCACAGAGCCCGCAGTCGGTGGGGACGTACAAGTGGATGGGCGCGTACGGCCATAGCTGGTTCGTGGACCCGAAGCAGGGCCTGACGGTGGTGGCCCTCACCAACACCACCTTCGAGGGAATGTGGGGCCCCTTCACGGCGGCCCTTCGAGACGCGGTCTACGACGCTGGCCACTGA
- a CDS encoding GNAT family N-acetyltransferase → MFDPAPLLARISDAPDHVWPRGALLSAGARAIEWTDGRSALLNDDGEACIVGQPPRPQLLAFLKRLAPGTEVVLSAEDARDIGPVPGWDVEPVVVLVQQGPPQPPPVINGEVRLLETLQGLDLSHLSEDLAGELEDARDASPFGVVFADGLPVSFSYSGSATETWWDMSIDTEERWRRRGYASAAAHVLIEHMRARGKRTVWAAFESNTASLVLAARLGFTPVSRVVSLFREGSER, encoded by the coding sequence ATGTTCGACCCTGCCCCACTGCTGGCTCGCATCTCCGATGCGCCCGACCACGTCTGGCCCCGTGGCGCACTGCTGAGCGCGGGCGCCCGCGCCATCGAGTGGACCGACGGCCGCTCCGCGCTGCTGAACGATGACGGAGAGGCCTGCATCGTGGGCCAGCCGCCCAGGCCCCAGCTCCTCGCGTTCCTGAAGCGGCTGGCTCCCGGAACGGAGGTGGTGCTGTCCGCGGAGGACGCACGGGACATCGGGCCCGTGCCGGGCTGGGACGTGGAGCCGGTGGTGGTGCTCGTCCAGCAAGGCCCGCCGCAACCGCCTCCCGTCATCAATGGCGAGGTGCGACTGCTCGAAACGCTTCAAGGGCTGGACCTGAGCCACCTGTCAGAAGACCTCGCCGGGGAGTTGGAGGACGCGCGCGATGCATCGCCCTTCGGCGTGGTCTTCGCCGACGGCCTGCCGGTCTCATTCAGCTACTCCGGCAGCGCGACGGAGACGTGGTGGGACATGTCCATCGACACGGAGGAGCGGTGGAGGCGGCGGGGGTACGCATCCGCGGCGGCACACGTGCTCATCGAGCACATGCGCGCACGAGGCAAGCGCACGGTATGGGCCGCGTTCGAGTCCAACACCGCATCGCTCGTGCTCGCCGCCCGGCTCGGCTTTACGCCGGTGTCCCGCGTGGTCTCCCTCTTCCGCGAGGGCAGCGAGCGATAG
- a CDS encoding GDSL-type esterase/lipase family protein has protein sequence MSLSTPIRYAALGAADTVGVGSNSPASENWTARLRAALPRDTVYERFARSGLSLDEARSSELPRVIEFQPTLVTMWLSVNDVLRPVPLPAYQQSLQATLTRLTRETTARVALLNVPDLATLAGFHATAEMRAKLREQALMWNAAIDETARPFGPRVLVVDLLSVSRELAEHGEWLCSDAFHPSPAGYQKLADVTLEAMRRAGWPPAVP, from the coding sequence ATGTCACTGAGCACTCCCATCCGCTATGCCGCCCTGGGCGCAGCCGACACCGTCGGCGTGGGAAGCAACTCGCCCGCGAGCGAGAACTGGACCGCGCGCCTTCGCGCCGCGCTCCCTCGGGACACCGTGTATGAGCGCTTCGCTCGCAGCGGCCTCTCGCTCGATGAAGCGCGGAGCTCCGAGTTGCCTCGCGTCATCGAGTTCCAGCCTACGCTCGTGACGATGTGGCTCTCGGTGAACGACGTGCTCCGCCCCGTGCCGCTGCCGGCGTATCAGCAGTCCCTCCAGGCCACGCTCACACGACTGACGCGCGAGACGACGGCCCGGGTGGCACTGCTCAACGTCCCCGACCTCGCCACGCTCGCCGGCTTCCACGCCACGGCTGAGATGCGCGCGAAGCTGCGTGAGCAGGCCCTCATGTGGAACGCAGCCATCGACGAGACGGCCCGTCCCTTCGGCCCGCGCGTCCTCGTGGTGGACCTGCTGTCCGTCTCACGCGAGCTGGCCGAGCACGGGGAGTGGCTCTGCTCCGACGCCTTCCACCCGAGCCCCGCCGGCTACCAGAAGCTCGCCGACGTCACGCTCGAAGCGATGCGACGCGCCGGGTGGCCTCCCGCCGTGCCCTGA
- a CDS encoding dihydroxyacetone kinase family protein, with translation MKKLVNAPRAVVREMLEGFVALAPGQALLEGETVVVRSDTPRDAGARKVAVLSGGGSGHEPAHAGYVGAGMLDAAVAGDVFTSPSTDAVLAAIRAVAGPAGALLVVKNYTGDRLNFGLAAELARAEGIPVETVVVADDVALHDTVEPARRRGIAGTVLVHKIAGAAAASGASLAEVAREATAAAAELGTMGVALGPCTVPAAGRPGFTLGEDELELGLGIHGEQGVRRVPMQPADALVDTLLTTILEDRRISSGERVALLVNGLGGTPPMELAIVARRALAVLREAGVRVERAWSGTFLSALEMPGCSLSLLKVDDARLKRLDSATTAPAWPGAGLVAPQRAPRQVTQVQEAPVDAGARQPGMDAFHKAALAVAVAFDVSEARLTALDSAAGDGDLGISLARGAAAIRELPESSWTSPTRALNAIGNALRRAIGGSSGPFYATALLRAARHLVDRKADATAWAEAFGIAVDAISELGGARPGDRTMLDALRPAADAFAREVKAGRSAAEAWAACVREGEQGAEATARMQPRLGRASYLGERALGVQDAGAAAVVIWLKALTPFIK, from the coding sequence GTGAAGAAGCTCGTCAACGCGCCCCGCGCCGTGGTGCGGGAGATGTTGGAAGGATTCGTCGCGCTCGCTCCGGGACAGGCCCTGCTGGAGGGGGAGACGGTGGTGGTGCGCTCGGACACGCCGCGGGACGCGGGCGCGCGGAAGGTGGCCGTCCTCTCCGGCGGTGGCAGCGGGCACGAGCCGGCGCACGCGGGCTACGTGGGCGCGGGCATGCTGGACGCGGCGGTGGCGGGGGATGTCTTCACGTCGCCGAGCACGGACGCGGTGCTGGCCGCCATCCGCGCGGTGGCCGGCCCGGCGGGGGCGCTCCTGGTGGTGAAGAACTACACGGGGGACCGGCTGAACTTCGGGCTCGCGGCGGAGCTGGCGCGCGCGGAGGGGATTCCGGTGGAGACGGTGGTGGTGGCGGACGACGTGGCGCTGCACGACACGGTGGAGCCCGCGCGGCGCCGGGGCATCGCGGGCACGGTGCTGGTGCACAAGATTGCCGGAGCGGCCGCGGCGTCCGGGGCCTCGCTGGCGGAGGTGGCGCGCGAGGCGACGGCTGCCGCGGCGGAGCTGGGCACGATGGGCGTGGCGCTGGGGCCGTGCACGGTGCCGGCGGCGGGGCGGCCGGGCTTCACGCTGGGCGAGGATGAGCTGGAGTTGGGCCTGGGCATCCACGGCGAGCAGGGCGTGCGGCGCGTGCCGATGCAGCCGGCGGATGCGCTGGTGGACACGCTGCTGACCACGATTCTGGAGGACCGGCGCATCTCCTCGGGAGAGCGGGTGGCGCTGCTGGTGAATGGGCTGGGAGGTACTCCGCCCATGGAGCTGGCCATCGTCGCGAGGCGGGCGCTGGCGGTGCTGCGCGAGGCGGGCGTGCGCGTGGAGCGGGCGTGGAGTGGGACGTTCCTCTCGGCGCTGGAGATGCCGGGGTGCTCGCTGTCGTTGCTGAAGGTGGATGATGCGCGGCTGAAGCGGCTGGACAGCGCGACGACGGCGCCCGCGTGGCCGGGCGCGGGGCTGGTGGCGCCGCAGCGTGCGCCCCGGCAGGTGACGCAGGTGCAGGAGGCGCCGGTGGACGCGGGGGCGCGGCAGCCGGGGATGGACGCGTTCCACAAGGCGGCGCTGGCGGTGGCGGTGGCGTTCGACGTGTCGGAGGCGCGGCTGACGGCGCTGGATAGCGCGGCGGGGGATGGGGATTTGGGAATCAGCCTCGCGCGCGGCGCGGCGGCGATTCGAGAGCTGCCGGAGTCCTCGTGGACGAGCCCGACGCGGGCGCTGAATGCGATTGGCAATGCCTTGCGCCGCGCCATTGGTGGCAGTTCCGGGCCGTTCTATGCGACGGCATTGCTGCGTGCGGCGCGGCACCTGGTGGACAGGAAGGCGGATGCCACCGCGTGGGCGGAGGCCTTCGGCATCGCGGTGGATGCGATTTCGGAGCTGGGCGGCGCGCGTCCCGGGGACCGCACGATGCTGGATGCGCTGAGGCCGGCGGCTGATGCGTTCGCGCGAGAGGTGAAGGCGGGACGTTCCGCGGCGGAGGCCTGGGCCGCGTGCGTGCGCGAGGGCGAGCAGGGTGCGGAGGCCACGGCGCGCATGCAGCCGCGCCTGGGCCGTGCGAGCTACCTGGGTGAGCGCGCGCTCGGTGTGCAGGACGCGGGCGCGGCGGCGGTGGTCATCTGGTTGAAGGCGCTCACGCCGTTCATCAAGTGA
- a CDS encoding NAD(P)H-dependent flavin oxidoreductase, which translates to MSETWSGKSSGTEAVRRLGVKYPIVQGPFGGGLSTTKLAATVSNLGGLGSFGAYNLPPDDVLRVTKELKSLTSRPFAVNLWVSDHDPGGLSLTQEEFDRAYAFFEPFFRELGVDKPERPRRFSQRFEDQVDALLEARPPVFSFVFGVPPANVLEACRERGIVTIGAATSIAEAQALDNAGVDLIVATGFEAGGHRPSFLARAEDSLMGTLALTPLVADRVKAPVISAGGITDARGIRAVLTLGAQAGQLGTAFLACEESGATPEHRAALFSDKARATVLTRAFSGRLARGLRNRWSEEMSAHASRLLPFPVQGWFLSQLRPAVVKAGRTDLISLWSGQGAPNLRHRTATELMDALVHGLTQPEESTRQ; encoded by the coding sequence ATGAGCGAGACATGGAGCGGGAAGTCGAGCGGGACGGAGGCCGTGCGCCGGCTGGGCGTGAAGTACCCCATCGTCCAGGGACCGTTCGGAGGTGGACTGTCGACGACGAAGCTCGCCGCCACGGTGTCCAACCTCGGCGGGCTGGGCTCTTTCGGCGCGTACAACCTGCCGCCGGACGACGTCCTCCGCGTGACGAAGGAGCTGAAGTCCCTCACGTCGCGGCCCTTCGCGGTGAATCTCTGGGTGTCGGACCATGATCCGGGCGGGCTGAGCCTGACGCAGGAGGAGTTCGACCGCGCCTATGCGTTCTTCGAGCCCTTCTTCCGCGAGCTGGGCGTGGACAAGCCCGAGCGCCCGCGCCGTTTCAGCCAGCGCTTCGAGGACCAGGTGGACGCGCTGCTGGAGGCGCGCCCGCCGGTGTTCAGCTTCGTGTTCGGCGTGCCTCCGGCCAACGTCCTCGAGGCGTGCCGCGAGCGCGGCATCGTCACCATTGGCGCGGCGACATCGATTGCCGAGGCGCAGGCGCTGGACAACGCGGGCGTGGACCTCATCGTGGCCACGGGCTTCGAGGCGGGGGGACACCGGCCTTCGTTCCTCGCGCGAGCGGAGGACTCGCTGATGGGGACGCTCGCGCTGACGCCGCTGGTGGCGGACCGCGTGAAGGCGCCCGTCATCTCCGCCGGTGGCATCACCGACGCGCGCGGCATCCGCGCAGTCCTCACGCTGGGCGCGCAGGCCGGGCAGCTTGGCACCGCGTTCCTCGCATGCGAGGAGTCCGGCGCCACGCCCGAGCACCGCGCCGCGCTGTTCAGCGACAAGGCGCGGGCCACGGTGCTAACGCGCGCCTTCTCCGGACGGCTCGCGCGCGGCCTGCGCAACCGGTGGAGCGAGGAGATGAGCGCGCACGCCTCGCGGCTGCTGCCCTTCCCCGTGCAGGGCTGGTTCCTGTCGCAGCTGCGGCCCGCCGTGGTGAAGGCGGGCCGCACCGACCTCATCTCCCTCTGGAGTGGGCAGGGTGCGCCCAACCTGCGCCACCGCACCGCGACGGAGTTGATGGACGCGCTGGTGCACGGGCTGACGCAGCCGGAGGAAAGCACGCGCCAGTGA
- a CDS encoding phosphotransferase: protein MLLSAPQVLRTESRCDVVRASVRGGDTATVILKHFRDDPVLGLDEWTGLELLGRLNLTTAPGLIAGDVSTRLFVLEDLGTGPSLEDLFNGNDPRAATSGLLAVARLTGQMHARTLGVQADFDLIRHTLSPRPSRVRIDNARYLVEHEDRLRRWLTAVDAREAPGMHEDLEVLARELADPGPFLALTHGDMAPGNSIFTPNGARLLDFEYCGMRSALYDCLMWLLTVPLPDELIFRAELAYRIACAQGCDAAQMDSTWLRARASMVAARTVNLFQWIPPKALERDREWAPGFSERAALLRHLARCRAVLEPMNPVPALARTLASLESRLVERWPETPSFTWPAFR from the coding sequence GTGCTGTTGTCCGCGCCCCAGGTCCTGCGCACCGAGTCCCGCTGCGACGTCGTGCGCGCCTCCGTGCGCGGCGGGGACACGGCCACCGTCATCCTCAAGCACTTCCGCGACGACCCGGTGCTCGGGCTGGACGAGTGGACGGGACTGGAGTTGCTCGGCCGGTTGAACCTCACCACCGCGCCGGGGCTCATCGCCGGGGATGTGTCCACGCGGCTGTTCGTGCTGGAGGACCTGGGCACCGGCCCCAGCCTGGAGGACCTGTTCAACGGCAATGACCCGCGCGCCGCGACGAGCGGGCTGCTCGCGGTGGCGCGCCTCACGGGGCAGATGCACGCGCGCACCCTGGGCGTGCAGGCCGACTTCGACCTCATCCGTCACACGCTGAGCCCCCGGCCCTCGCGCGTGCGCATCGACAACGCGCGCTACCTGGTAGAGCACGAGGACCGGCTGCGCCGCTGGCTGACGGCCGTGGACGCGCGGGAGGCGCCGGGGATGCACGAGGACCTGGAGGTGCTCGCGCGCGAGCTGGCCGACCCGGGTCCGTTCCTCGCGCTGACTCATGGGGACATGGCGCCGGGCAACTCCATCTTCACGCCGAACGGCGCGCGACTGCTCGACTTCGAGTACTGCGGCATGCGCAGCGCGCTCTACGACTGCCTGATGTGGCTGCTCACGGTGCCGCTGCCGGACGAGCTCATCTTCCGCGCGGAGCTGGCGTACCGGATTGCCTGCGCCCAGGGCTGCGACGCGGCGCAGATGGATTCCACGTGGCTCCGGGCTCGCGCCAGCATGGTCGCCGCGCGGACGGTGAACCTGTTCCAGTGGATTCCGCCCAAGGCCCTGGAAAGGGACCGCGAGTGGGCTCCGGGCTTCTCCGAGCGCGCCGCGCTGCTGCGACATCTGGCCCGGTGCCGGGCCGTGCTGGAGCCCATGAATCCCGTGCCCGCGCTGGCGCGCACGCTGGCGTCGCTGGAGTCACGACTCGTGGAGCGGTGGCCGGAGACGCCTTCGTTCACCTGGCCCGCGTTCAGGTAA
- a CDS encoding winged helix-turn-helix transcriptional regulator, giving the protein MPLPVRKSRAAPPPPTCALSECMSLIGGAWTPNVIWHLSAGPRRFGELRADMPRISAKVLSARLKTLEQRGVVRRRELPTSPPSVEYALTELGAELLPAIRAIVEVGARLKQLH; this is encoded by the coding sequence ATGCCGTTGCCCGTGCGAAAGAGCAGAGCCGCCCCTCCGCCGCCCACGTGCGCGCTGTCGGAGTGCATGTCGCTCATCGGCGGGGCATGGACGCCCAACGTCATCTGGCACCTGAGCGCGGGCCCGCGCCGCTTCGGCGAGCTGCGGGCGGACATGCCGCGCATCTCCGCCAAGGTGCTCTCCGCGCGCCTGAAGACGCTGGAGCAGCGCGGGGTGGTACGCCGCCGCGAGCTGCCCACCTCGCCTCCGTCAGTGGAGTACGCACTGACGGAGTTGGGGGCGGAGCTGCTTCCCGCCATTCGCGCCATCGTCGAGGTTGGCGCGAGGCTGAAGCAGCTCCACTGA